In Cherax quadricarinatus isolate ZL_2023a chromosome 52, ASM3850222v1, whole genome shotgun sequence, the following proteins share a genomic window:
- the LOC128696819 gene encoding uncharacterized protein, whose product MTGVIILLLALAAPNMAGGGFGGGFGGPGGGYGGGGYGGGGFGGGVYRGGGFGSGGYGGSGGFGGGGFGGGGFGGGGFGGGGFGGGGFGGGGFGGGGFGGRGFGGGGVRGEGSGVRAEVCEPQVILKTHYKTKLNEVPVLKTVLSKKLVLQPYTEYLYSTIYKENTLYLTKTEFVTNTDYVTRVTHKRFTETLSKVLYYPEYATSTYSVTQYQPVHLTNNVYTTEISPYAVTSTQVETVYDTITKETVITHKSEVPVASTYVLTKTSTKYHNIVVTATKLPYDDPKPNIVLFTSKIIKQQPSYFTSTFVHTHYVTTTNILKVPYYVTQTVAKYCGPYDYGYSKKQVSLPGSGNA is encoded by the exons ATGACTGGAGTCATCATCCTTCTGCTGGCCCTGGCGGCGCCAAACATGGCTGGTGGGGGCTTCGGAGGCGGCTTCGGAGGACCAGGTGGAGGTTATGGAGGAGGCGGTTATGGTGGAGGAGGTTTTGGAGGTGGGGTTTATAGAGGTGGCGGTTTTGGAAGTGGAGGCTATGGCGGTAGTGGTGGATTTGGAGGCGGCGGCTTCGGAGGTGGCGGCTTCGGAGGTGGTGGCTTTGGAGGTGGCGGCTTCGGAGGAGGTGGCTTCGGAGGCGGTGGCTTTGGAGGAGGTGGCTTCGGAGGTCGTGGCTTTGGAGGAGGTGGCGTCAGAGGAGAAGGTTCGGGAGTCCGCGCCGAAGTCTGTGAACCACAAGTGATCCTTAAGACCCACTACAAAACCAAGCTTAATGAG GTACCTGTGTTGAAAACAGTGCTGAGTAAGAAGCTGGTACTGCAGCCGTACACTGAATATCTGTACAGCACTATCTACAAGGAGAACACTTTGTACCTCACCAAGACGGAATTTGTCACCAACACCGACTACGTCACCAGG GTAACCCACAAGCGCTTCACGGAGACTCTCTCGAAGGTGTTGTACTACCCTGAGTACGCCACCTCCACGTACTCGGTGACACAATACCAACCGGTTCACTTAACCAACAACGTGTACACCACGGAGATCTCACCGTACGCCGTCACCAGCACTCAGGTGGAGACCGTCTACGACACCATCACCAAGGAAACAGTTATTACCCACAAGAGCGAAGTTCCCGTGGCCAGCACTTACGTACTTACCAAGACTTCCACTAAGTACCATAACATTGTGGTCACAGCCACCAAGCTTCCCTACGATGACCCCAAGCCAAACATTGTCCTCTTCACTAGCAAGATTATTAAACAGCAGCCCTCGTATTTCACCAGCACATTCGTGCACACTCActacgtcaccaccaccaacatactgAAAGTCCCATATTATGTGACGCAGACAGTGGCGAAGTATTGTGGCCCTTATGACTACGGGTACTCTAAAAAGCAAGTTTCCCTCCCAGGCAGCGGCAATGCTTAG